The Natrinema caseinilyticum genomic sequence CGGTAAGCAAGTCCGGATCGGTCTCGTCGATATAGTCGATGAAGGCCTCGAGCATCGCCGCTTCGTCCTCGAAGCTGCGCACTTCGTGGTCGATGTGGCCCTCGATCGGTTCGTAGTCCGTGATTTCGGTCGGGATGGTCCCGTCGCCGACCGGCGCCTCGTACAGCCACATGACGTACTCGTCACGGTACGAGTCGTGGCTCGTGAGACAGACGATGGGTTCTTCGCCGTCTTCGGGAAAGCCCGAGCGGTCGTCGACTTCGATGTCGAACGTACAGACGCGCGGTTGCGCGTTGACGTCCGCCGCTTCGACCTCGTCGTGGGGGACGATCAACGAGTCGTCGTCGGCACGGCGCTCCGGAACCCGAATTCCGCTGCGAATGTCCTTGTCGATCAGGAATCGATTCGGAAACAGGATGTCCGCCTCGTAGTGGTCGAAATCGTCGCGCACCTGCCCGACGTCTCGAGGCGTCTGCCCGAAAATTTTGGTGAGTTTCTCGCCACGGATGCTCTCGTAGGGTTCGCCGTCGTGACCGACCTCCCGGCTTCCGGTAAGTCGGTCGTATTGCTCCTCGGGCGGCCGATCGAGCGAATTCGTCGGCGTGTAGAAGTATGGTTGAAAACCGACGACCTGGACGTGCTCGAGGGCCCCTTCGGGCGTCCGTCCGAAGACGTGCATGATCGGCCGCTCCTCGTCGCCGTAGCCGGCGATCGTGTAGTCGACCTGCATCACGGCGAGTTCGAGTTCACCGTCCGGTTCGGGGAGCGTCTCTTCGACGACGTCGATCACCTCCGTGGCGGTGGACCCGCCGTTGCCGGCGACGGCAACCGCCTCTTCTGCCGGCCGGTCGTCGGTCGCGTCGGAGTCACCACCGAACTCCGTCAGTCCGGTCTGGCCCGCCTCAGTCATGATACCCGGATTAGCAGTCGGCGGTTAAAAACCCCTGCAATCCCCCTCCGTGACCGTCACCGTCCGGGCCGTCTCGAGGGCTCTACTGGTGATACAGGAGCCCGGGTCAGAGAAGAGAACGACTGATAGTTGGGAAGTGGTGAAACAGACGCCGTTACCGACCGATCTCCGTCATCTAGACCGGCTTCCGGCTGTCGCAGTTCGGTGGTGACCCGGATTTCGTCTCTCGTGAGCGGAGACCTGCTCCTGGCCGGTCGCTGCTCGGAACGACCCGTTTATCAGGGGGTCCCATCTGAAAAGTTGCGGGGGCAAGAAGACATATAACTTGGTAACACATAACATAGGCACAGGTGATCGATGTGTCCACCCATGTGAACGATGACGCGACGGATCGGCGCGAACCGAGTAGCGAACCCGAGGGTACCGCAACGATCGAATCCTACGAGACCGAAAACGGCGTCGTCTTCTACGATGCCCAGAACCCGCTCGCGTGGATGGAGACCTCCCGAACCCTCACGCTCGAGGAACTCGCCTGAGGGGCGGTCTAAACGCGAACACTTTTCCTGCCGTTTACCCTTCGCTCACACGTGGTATTCGACTCGACCGACGACGAGTCCGCAGACCGGGATCCGGACCCGGAGGGAACGGTCAGGGATCCGGGTGAGCAATACCGAAACCCCGAGGAGAAGTTCATGGATCCCGACCACGATTCCCTGACGATTCCCCAGATCGGGGTCGAAGAACCCGATGCAGATACCGCGACGGATTCGCTCTCGATCCCCTCGGTGACCACGCCCGAAACCGACGCCCCGGACGACGTCCTCGAGACGTTCTGGGTTCTCGTGGTCGTCCTCAACGGTGCGATTCTGGCCCTCTCGCTCGGTGCCCTCTTTTTGCTCTTCGAAGGGGACACGACCAGAGGTGGCTCTCTGCTCGCCATCGGGCTCGTCACCACGGGGTTTTCCGCTCACCGATACAGGCAGTTCCGGCGTGCCGTATCCGAGCCGACGGAACCGGCGGATACGGCAGACTCGACGGACGCGACCGGTTCGGGGGACGACCGAACCGAATCGGACGAAACGTTGAATACCGGTGCACCCGACGACACCGATACGACATCGACCGACGATTCAGGGAAATCATGAAATCCGTCCAGGATAACACCGGGAAGCGGTATCTCCTTCTCAAGCACTCCACGGACGCGAGTCTCGTCCGCGATCCCGCAACCGGAAACGAATGTTACATCCAGAACGACCGCCTCGAAGCGGTCGACGAGGAATCGCCCCTCGAGACGGCCGCTCGGAGCGTCGACGAACCGGTTGTAACCCTCCTGACGAACGTTCACGACACGCAAACGCTCGGTCTCTTGATCGAACTCGCAGAACGGGGTCCCCTCGACGTCCGCACGCTACTCGACGCGTACGATCTCTGCGAGAGCGACCTGCACGGGCGCCTGACCGTTCTCACAGCGGCGGGGTTGCTCGAGGAAACACAGGTCGCCAGCGGACGCGGCTATCGGATCACCGAGGAGTGTGCCACCGCACTCGAGGCGATTCGAAACGGATCCACTCACGAACGAAGCGAGTGAAGGACGAACCGCGAGGAAGGGTAATGGACGAACCGCGAGAAACGACGTAAAACAGTTCTCGTCTCCCGGACGGGCTGTGAATACAGATCGCATCGAGCGGTTCGCCCTTCGCATCGTCCGCGTCGCGTCCCGAAACAGCCCTAGTTCGACGCCAACAGCTCCACTTCGGGCGGCTGGCCGCGCTCGAGTCGGGAGCGATTCGACGTCGCGTCCTTCTCGACGCGGACGAGCGAGTCGGCCGCGCCGACGAGTTCCTCGTCGTGACTGACGACGACGATCTGTTCGACGCCCAGATCGCGCATCGATTCGACGAGCGAGACGAGTTGCGTCACGTGACCGGCGTCGAGAAACACCGTCGGCTCGTCGAGGATCAGCGGCGGCATCGGCGCGGTTCCCTCGACGCCCTCCGCGAGCAGTCGATAGATCGCACACCGCAGGCTGAGGTTGAACAGCGCGCGTTCACCGCCCGACAATTGTTCGGGCTCGAGCGCTTCGCCGTCTTTCTGATAGACGGTCAGCCGATAGTCACCGTCGAGGTCGATCGACGCGTAGGAGTCGTTCTGGTAGACCAGCTCGAAGGTTTCGTTGAGCAGCCGCTCGAGCGTCTCGACGTTCCGCTGGCGGAGTTCGGCCCGCAGTTCGCCGTAGGTCGTCTGCAGCGTCTCGGCCTCGTCGTACAGCGCCTCGAGTCGGTCGCACCGCTCCTCGACGGCTTCGAGACGCTCGCGGCGTTCCTCGAGTTCCTCGAGTTCCCGCTCGACGGCCCCGATCGCGTTCTGGACCTCGGTTCGCTTCTCCGCGAGGTCGTCGAGTTTCTCGTCGACCTGCTCGATGTAGTTCTCGGCGTTTGTCTTGTCAGCGCGAGCGGTTTCGACCCGGTCTTCGTCGAACTCCGATTCGAGGTCCCGCTTTCTGTCGCGCTTTGCCGAGAGCTGTTCCCGGCGTTCGTCGTTCATCGTCTCCCAGTCCTGCCGTCGTTCGCGCAAGGTTTCGATTTCGCTCTCGAGCGTCGCGCGCTCGTCGGCGATTTCCGACACGCGGCGAAGCGATGCGAGCGCGTCCTTGAGTTCCCCGCGCTCGGTGTTGATCTCGCCGAGCGCGGCTCTCGCCTCGGCCACGTCTTCCTCGCGGTCGTCCGCTTCGGATCGCTTCGCCTCGGCTTCGGCCTCGTACTCCGCGGCGTCCTCTCGGAGCTGTGCTCGCTGATCGCGGCGGTCGGCCAGCGATTCGCGTTTCTCCGCGAGCAACTGCTCGATGTTGTTCCGGTTCTCCTCGAGGCGATCGACACGCCGTTCAGCGTCCCGCAGTTTCTCGGCCCGTTCGATCCGGTCGGCGAGATCGTCGCGGTCGGCCTCGAGGTCGTCTCGTCGCTCCTCGAGATCGGCGAGTTCCTCCCGTCGGTCGTCTATGACGTCCACGTGGGGCGAGTCCTGGACCGGTTGCCCGCACTCTGGGCATTTTCCCTCCTCGAGCAGCCGTTCGCCCTCCTCGATCGCCGTCTTTGCGGCTCTGATGTCGGCGGTGACGTCGTTGGTCTCGGAGACCAGTTTCTCCCGTTCGGCCTCGAGGGCTTCGAGCGTGGATTCGGCCTCCCCGAAGTCGATCGGCGAGTCGTCGAACGTCGCTCGCGCGGTTTCGATCTGCGTCTCGAGGTCGTCGAGACGGTCTTCGCGTTCCGCGATCGTCTCTTCGTCGGCTTCTATTCGGTCGTCGAGGCTGTCGGCCTCCTCGCGAGCCTCCGTTACCTGTGACTCGAGGTCGTCGGCCTCCTCGCGGAGCCGTTCGATCTCGTTTGTCCCCTCGGTGATCGTCACGCGAACGTCTTCGAGGTCGTCCCGAAGATCCTCGTCGCGTGCCTCGAGATCGTCGATACGCCGTCGGACCGTTTCCCGATCTGGATCGGCCGTCTCGAGGTCGACGTCCTCGAGGAGGTCGACGCGTTCGGTCGCGAGTTCGTCGCGGCGCTCCCGGATTTCGCGGATGTCGTCGGTCGCTTCCTCGCGTTTGCGTTCGGTCTCGCCGATCTTCGACCTGATGTCGTCGATCTCTTCGGCGAGTGACACGATCTCTTCGCGGGTCTCCTCGTGGCGATCGAGGACCGTTTGTGCCGTCTCGAGCGTTTTCTGGGCCTGTTCGCGCTGGGTTTCGTAATGCTCGATCTCGTCCGCGAGATCGGACCGCCGGGATTCGAGCCCGTTCAGGCGCTCGTGGAGGTCTTTTTTCTCCTTCTGTTCGACCTGTTTGCGGACGTCAACGAGGACTTCACGCTGGCCGTCGAGGACTGTCTTGACGCCGAGTCGAGCCTCGCTGCCCCGCTCGCGGTACTCCTCGAGTGCGCCGAGCTGGAGGAGGTCGTCGATCATGTCCTGTCGGTCGCTCGGCGAGGCGTGAATGAGCTTGTTGACCTCTCCCTGGCGAACGTACGCGCAGTTGACGAAGGCTTCGGCGTCCATCCGCAGGAGGTGGGTCACCTCGCGACGGACGTCGCGGGCGCCCTCGATCGTTCCGGTCGGCGTTTCGAGGACGCATTTCGTGGTGGTAGCACGGTCGCCGCGCAGTTTCAGACGCCGTTCGACCCGATACTCGGCGCCGTCGTGGGTGAACCAGAGTTCGACCTCGGCTTCTTCCTCGCCGGTCGTGATGACGTCGTCGAGGGTTCGGTCGGCAAGCGCCTTCGAACCGTAGAGCGCGAAGAAGACCGCTTCGAGCAGCGTCGACTTCCCGCTTCCGTTGACGCCGTGGACGACGGTGACGCCGTGCTCGAGCGAGAGGTCGGCGTCGCCGTAGCACTTAAATTTCAGAAGCCGGACACGGTCGACTCTCACGCGAAATCACCCAGCGACGCGGTCTCGCCGTCGGACGAATCGTCGGCGGTTTCGGCGTCCGTAGCCGTGTCGGCGGTTTCGGTGTCCATAGCCGAGTCAGCGGTGTCGGTTTCGATATCGTCACCCACGTTCTCGTCGGTCACCGCATCGGCCGACGCAGTCGGGTCGGCCGCGGACTCGGGTCCGTCGGCGATCTCATCGGCGACCGTCGTCACGTCCTCGTCGCTCGGCTCGCGATCGGGAGCGGGTTCGAAGGCCGACCGGTCCTCCTCGAGCAATTCGCGAACTCGACGTTCGACCGATTCACGGACGTTCGCGTCCGCGAGGTCGTCGTTTCGGACCGTTTCGTCTATCTCGAGTGCGGCGTCGCTGAGCCCGAGTTCACGGACGCGCTTGCGGACCGCGTCGTCGGGGTCGGCGAAACTGACCGACACGGCCTCGTCCTCGTCGGGGAGTTCCCGCCGGTCGTTGACGCGAGCGACGAGCGCACCGCGGTCGACCGCGAGTTCCTCGACCGCTGCGGGGGTGACCGGTCGGCCGTCCCCTTCGACGGTGACGATGACGACTGCATCCGTGAGGTCGTGTTGACGAACGCGTTCCTGTACGCGGTCGATCCCTTCGCCGGCTGCTAACTCGACGTCGACGAAGACGAACTCCCGGGTCGCGGTGAGCCCGCGACGGCGGATCGCGACCGTCCCGTTTTCAACGTCCACGAGGTTGTAGCCTCGATCCTCGCGTTCGCTCGCGCTCGCGCGCTCGGTCGAACCGCAGTAGGTGACCCACGTATCGAGGACCTCGGCGGTGTCGGGCGCGTGGTTGTCCCCCAGCAGGACGGCGTCGAAATCGACCGTCGACTCGCGGAGGACGGTTTCCGTCTCCCAATCCGCGTGCGCAAAGGGTTCGAAGAGGCCGTGACTGACCAGCGTGGCGCAGTCGGCCTCGTCGGGCATCGACGCGAACTCGTACTCGAGGTCCCCGCGTCGCGAGCGTGGGACGAAGTCGAGTCCGTAGAACGCCACGTCGTCGACGACGACCGGGTCGGCGCCGAGGCGTGTCGCCAGTCCGAGATCCGCGAAGAGATCGAGCCACTGGGCGTCACGTTTCGACTCGTGATTGCCGACCACGGCGAGAAACGGAATATCGGCGTCGGCAAGCGTTCGAAGGACGTCGACGGTTCCCTGGAGGTCGACGAGACTCGGTCGGCGGTCGTGAAAGAGGTCGCCGGCGTGGACCACCGCGTCGACGTCGTCCGAGACCGCGTCCTGGACGACGTTGCGAAATGCCTCGAGGAAGTCCCGTCGTCGCTCGGGCGAGTTGTACTGCTGGTACCCGATGTGGGTATCGCCCGTGTGGATTACCCGCGTCATTGACCAGTCGTTGGCGAGCCGACCCTAAAGGGGTTCCGTGACCGGAGTGAAAGTAACGTCGGACCGACCGTCCAGGCGACTGATGCCGGTCAAAGAT encodes the following:
- a CDS encoding DUF7331 family protein, translated to MIDVSTHVNDDATDRREPSSEPEGTATIESYETENGVVFYDAQNPLAWMETSRTLTLEELA
- a CDS encoding DUF7322 domain-containing protein — encoded protein: MVFDSTDDESADRDPDPEGTVRDPGEQYRNPEEKFMDPDHDSLTIPQIGVEEPDADTATDSLSIPSVTTPETDAPDDVLETFWVLVVVLNGAILALSLGALFLLFEGDTTRGGSLLAIGLVTTGFSAHRYRQFRRAVSEPTEPADTADSTDATGSGDDRTESDETLNTGAPDDTDTTSTDDSGKS
- a CDS encoding DUF7346 family protein, whose translation is MKSVQDNTGKRYLLLKHSTDASLVRDPATGNECYIQNDRLEAVDEESPLETAARSVDEPVVTLLTNVHDTQTLGLLIELAERGPLDVRTLLDAYDLCESDLHGRLTVLTAAGLLEETQVASGRGYRITEECATALEAIRNGSTHERSE
- the rad50 gene encoding DNA double-strand break repair ATPase Rad50; its protein translation is MRVDRVRLLKFKCYGDADLSLEHGVTVVHGVNGSGKSTLLEAVFFALYGSKALADRTLDDVITTGEEEAEVELWFTHDGAEYRVERRLKLRGDRATTTKCVLETPTGTIEGARDVRREVTHLLRMDAEAFVNCAYVRQGEVNKLIHASPSDRQDMIDDLLQLGALEEYRERGSEARLGVKTVLDGQREVLVDVRKQVEQKEKKDLHERLNGLESRRSDLADEIEHYETQREQAQKTLETAQTVLDRHEETREEIVSLAEEIDDIRSKIGETERKREEATDDIREIRERRDELATERVDLLEDVDLETADPDRETVRRRIDDLEARDEDLRDDLEDVRVTITEGTNEIERLREEADDLESQVTEAREEADSLDDRIEADEETIAEREDRLDDLETQIETARATFDDSPIDFGEAESTLEALEAEREKLVSETNDVTADIRAAKTAIEEGERLLEEGKCPECGQPVQDSPHVDVIDDRREELADLEERRDDLEADRDDLADRIERAEKLRDAERRVDRLEENRNNIEQLLAEKRESLADRRDQRAQLREDAAEYEAEAEAKRSEADDREEDVAEARAALGEINTERGELKDALASLRRVSEIADERATLESEIETLRERRQDWETMNDERREQLSAKRDRKRDLESEFDEDRVETARADKTNAENYIEQVDEKLDDLAEKRTEVQNAIGAVERELEELEERRERLEAVEERCDRLEALYDEAETLQTTYGELRAELRQRNVETLERLLNETFELVYQNDSYASIDLDGDYRLTVYQKDGEALEPEQLSGGERALFNLSLRCAIYRLLAEGVEGTAPMPPLILDEPTVFLDAGHVTQLVSLVESMRDLGVEQIVVVSHDEELVGAADSLVRVEKDATSNRSRLERGQPPEVELLASN
- the mre11 gene encoding DNA double-strand break repair protein Mre11 yields the protein MTRVIHTGDTHIGYQQYNSPERRRDFLEAFRNVVQDAVSDDVDAVVHAGDLFHDRRPSLVDLQGTVDVLRTLADADIPFLAVVGNHESKRDAQWLDLFADLGLATRLGADPVVVDDVAFYGLDFVPRSRRGDLEYEFASMPDEADCATLVSHGLFEPFAHADWETETVLRESTVDFDAVLLGDNHAPDTAEVLDTWVTYCGSTERASASEREDRGYNLVDVENGTVAIRRRGLTATREFVFVDVELAAGEGIDRVQERVRQHDLTDAVVIVTVEGDGRPVTPAAVEELAVDRGALVARVNDRRELPDEDEAVSVSFADPDDAVRKRVRELGLSDAALEIDETVRNDDLADANVRESVERRVRELLEEDRSAFEPAPDREPSDEDVTTVADEIADGPESAADPTASADAVTDENVGDDIETDTADSAMDTETADTATDAETADDSSDGETASLGDFA